In one window of Nocardia brasiliensis DNA:
- a CDS encoding type VII secretion target, whose product MNVVNVQPQTFRHYADISDGMAAAVAAAGAIDQAAVISAAVPVFGLIGQEFLLSFAYAQANHCIALGELAANYAATAHTARVAAQSYELTDQSNAEAFVPPAGSRA is encoded by the coding sequence ATGAATGTTGTCAATGTGCAGCCGCAGACCTTTCGTCACTACGCCGACATTTCCGATGGCATGGCCGCGGCGGTCGCCGCCGCGGGTGCCATCGACCAGGCCGCGGTCATCTCCGCGGCCGTCCCGGTATTCGGACTGATCGGGCAGGAGTTCCTGCTGAGTTTCGCTTACGCACAGGCCAATCACTGCATCGCGCTCGGCGAGCTGGCGGCCAACTACGCAGCGACCGCGCACACCGCCCGCGTCGCCGCGCAGTCCTACGAGCTGACCGACCAGAGTAACGCGGAGGCGTTCGTCCCGCCGGCCGGTAGCCGGGCATGA
- a CDS encoding WXG100 family type VII secretion target, producing the protein MAGALHLDFAVFQKYANEYAATIPPIDKTVDNLGMAVEAAKSGWEGEAYAAFNKFATELQAKVRAVNVDLGLVSEALNTGEKKVAAAEDENMSGFTTLNTSYV; encoded by the coding sequence ATGGCCGGTGCACTCCACCTCGATTTCGCGGTATTCCAGAAATACGCGAACGAATACGCCGCGACAATTCCCCCGATCGACAAGACCGTCGACAACCTGGGCATGGCCGTCGAGGCCGCGAAGAGCGGTTGGGAAGGCGAGGCGTACGCGGCGTTCAACAAGTTCGCCACCGAACTCCAGGCGAAGGTCCGGGCGGTGAACGTCGATCTCGGCCTGGTGTCCGAAGCGCTGAACACCGGTGAGAAGAAGGTGGCCGCGGCGGAAGACGAGAACATGTCCGGGTTCACCACGCTGAATACCAGCTACGTCTGA
- a CDS encoding ESX secretion-associated protein EspG, with product MSRTWQLTDVELIDLWDSMFQDRLPAPLFALFRGEHEQQWARLRAEARAGRAEDGDLCDALTRIARADVLVSAAGLDPRHRGRPDGLIRVLGGRQGAVATLIVQQPGESIWHSGGYVLSSGAADRLAGAVAGALPERAPGRLPDTPLVTAQDDGGTDHYYGRSRVQESCSDADRLSADWLRQPIECHGVIETRLGSSIFGPRGITRHRIEWRDVVGDGRYVVVDVGGAVARPVDRARLAELIATHITAVLQTLEDENRA from the coding sequence GTGAGCCGCACCTGGCAGCTCACCGACGTGGAGCTGATCGACCTGTGGGACAGCATGTTTCAGGACCGGCTGCCGGCCCCGCTGTTCGCGCTCTTCCGGGGAGAACATGAACAGCAGTGGGCGCGCCTGCGCGCCGAAGCCAGGGCTGGTCGCGCCGAGGACGGCGACCTCTGCGACGCGCTCACCCGGATCGCACGGGCTGATGTGCTGGTTTCGGCAGCGGGCCTGGACCCACGGCACCGGGGACGTCCCGACGGATTGATTCGGGTGCTCGGCGGACGGCAGGGTGCGGTGGCCACGCTTATCGTCCAGCAACCCGGTGAAAGCATCTGGCACAGCGGCGGTTACGTGCTGAGCAGCGGAGCCGCGGACCGGCTCGCGGGTGCCGTAGCGGGGGCGCTGCCCGAGCGTGCACCGGGGCGGCTGCCCGATACGCCGCTGGTGACCGCGCAGGACGACGGTGGCACCGACCACTATTACGGACGGTCACGGGTCCAGGAAAGCTGCTCCGATGCCGACCGGCTCAGCGCCGACTGGCTACGCCAGCCCATCGAGTGTCACGGGGTGATCGAAACCCGTTTGGGCAGCTCCATATTCGGGCCGCGAGGGATAACTCGCCACCGCATCGAATGGCGTGACGTGGTGGGCGACGGCCGCTACGTCGTCGTGGATGTCGGTGGCGCTGTCGCGCGGCCGGTCGATCGGGCGCGGCTGGCCGAGCTGATCGCCACCCACATCACCGCCGTACTACAGACTTTGGAGGACGAGAACCGTGCCTGA
- a CDS encoding YbaB/EbfC family nucleoid-associated protein → MHGPNDRLRAEAAQFVDDIHQLITGFVEAKRRHQAVTASASAERGRILVTVDVSGAVTEVDFGDGIEQIGYQQLSRGVRYAAQQAAAAVKDKADEVLSAQRAALLRLPKLSDLVDWLPEEQQLADPPPALLTSPAERGPAAEANEPTGLGELQELRAQLFATASAAGRRVSVAVNADGVLIDLRFSGAVGDLDYPELGEAIVVASRAAVVSVARKVSELYAPTIPDDRPQFAAPDVVLAGLERLRDQLR, encoded by the coding sequence GTGCACGGTCCGAACGATCGGCTGAGAGCGGAAGCGGCTCAGTTCGTCGATGACATACACCAGCTCATCACGGGGTTCGTCGAGGCGAAGCGCAGGCACCAGGCGGTGACCGCGTCGGCCTCGGCCGAGCGCGGGCGGATTCTCGTCACGGTGGACGTGTCCGGCGCGGTGACCGAGGTCGACTTCGGTGACGGTATCGAACAGATTGGCTACCAACAGCTTTCACGCGGCGTCCGCTACGCGGCGCAGCAGGCTGCCGCGGCGGTGAAAGACAAGGCGGACGAGGTGCTTTCGGCGCAACGGGCGGCGCTGCTACGGCTGCCGAAGCTGTCGGACCTGGTCGATTGGCTACCCGAGGAGCAGCAGCTCGCGGACCCGCCCCCGGCCTTGCTGACCTCGCCCGCCGAGCGTGGCCCGGCGGCGGAAGCCAACGAGCCGACCGGGCTGGGTGAGCTGCAGGAATTGCGGGCACAATTGTTCGCCACCGCCTCCGCCGCGGGTCGCCGGGTGAGCGTGGCGGTGAACGCCGACGGTGTGCTGATCGACCTGCGATTCTCCGGCGCCGTGGGCGATCTCGACTACCCGGAGCTCGGCGAGGCCATCGTCGTGGCGTCGCGTGCGGCGGTGGTCTCGGTGGCGCGCAAGGTCAGCGAACTATACGCGCCGACCATCCCTGACGACCGGCCGCAGTTCGCTGCACCGGATGTCGTGCTGGCCGGACTGGAACGTCTGCGCGACCAATTGCGGTGA
- a CDS encoding ESX secretion-associated protein EspG, translating into MERSWRLSGLEYLVLRERLADRTYNWPFTYISDIRGYYDFQFAKARVWGELQAAWDPTLADVLVKSLRPDLRLVVHAEDYSAARRLDGLIVMAAKIFGDRAVLIQGFSSKMPESHDELEITECDAASLTRLLVDRLPPMAAGSWPRVELLAAAGEQELDHWHGRNSMYDQGDRDVDARCLQWQAAPKSVVGRVEITHGHSVFGPSGQVTKWLVWEDHPGDGRYVIGMETPPAAVAVDAAGLRALIDRHCGELMLVRDDESRAGRAKVSVYDDGQ; encoded by the coding sequence GTGGAACGTAGCTGGCGCTTGAGCGGCCTCGAATACCTGGTGCTGCGCGAACGACTCGCCGACCGCACCTACAACTGGCCGTTCACCTACATCTCCGATATCCGCGGCTATTACGACTTCCAGTTCGCCAAGGCACGCGTCTGGGGCGAGCTACAGGCGGCGTGGGATCCGACGCTGGCCGACGTGCTGGTCAAGTCCCTGCGGCCGGATTTGCGGTTGGTCGTGCACGCCGAGGATTACAGTGCCGCCCGCCGGTTGGATGGTCTGATCGTGATGGCGGCCAAGATATTCGGTGACCGGGCCGTACTGATTCAAGGGTTCAGTTCGAAGATGCCCGAAAGTCACGACGAGCTGGAGATCACCGAGTGCGACGCGGCGTCGTTGACGCGGCTGCTGGTGGACCGACTGCCCCCGATGGCGGCGGGCAGCTGGCCTCGGGTGGAGTTGCTCGCCGCGGCCGGTGAGCAGGAACTCGATCACTGGCACGGCCGCAACTCGATGTACGACCAGGGCGATCGCGACGTAGACGCGCGCTGCCTGCAGTGGCAGGCTGCGCCGAAATCGGTCGTCGGCCGGGTAGAGATCACGCACGGTCACTCCGTCTTCGGACCTAGCGGACAAGTTACGAAATGGCTTGTCTGGGAGGACCATCCAGGTGACGGTCGCTACGTGATCGGGATGGAGACGCCGCCCGCCGCCGTCGCGGTCGACGCGGCCGGGCTGCGTGCGCTGATCGACCGGCACTGCGGCGAGCTGATGCTGGTTCGCGACGACGAGTCGCGGGCAGGCCGGGCCAAGGTCAGCGTCTACGACGACGGTCAGTGA
- a CDS encoding YbaB/EbfC family nucleoid-associated protein, with product MVTDFAALEAAATARLDRMRRLADDIAGIRVEHTGDDALVTAVADGTGRLLDLRLAEGISRLSPDEFDRAVVEAATAAAQRALTRRGELVTEFNDQVNNPREGEQ from the coding sequence ATGGTGACCGATTTCGCGGCACTCGAGGCCGCTGCCACCGCGCGGCTGGACCGGATGCGCCGTCTCGCCGACGATATCGCCGGGATCCGGGTCGAGCACACCGGCGACGACGCGCTGGTCACCGCGGTCGCCGACGGGACGGGCAGGCTGCTGGATCTGCGTCTGGCCGAGGGGATTTCCCGGCTCTCGCCGGACGAATTCGACCGTGCGGTGGTCGAGGCGGCCACCGCCGCCGCGCAGCGGGCGCTGACCCGCCGCGGCGAGTTGGTCACCGAGTTCAACGATCAGGTGAACAACCCACGGGAAGGTGAACAGTAG
- the eccE gene encoding type VII secretion protein EccE — protein MGEIPAPRPRRRTPFEMMPLTTVLPCAAAGATAATSAIALDAPLWAVAGTGVGVCALGAARWGKTNVWRILALRTALWWRNRGNRAAPERTEPFDVPVPDTGGDRCGMRWDGSQLITMLALDRTAVAPTRLDADDIHSNATVAMSDVARCLAQFDIRLAAIDVVTLGVRTSGPHNVVEVYQKLLGPLPAAADRTVWLVLRFDPLDNTVAIAHRGGGEAGMIRTALVAARRVASRLTTRGVRVALLSAAELAAAEASMSHDTDPAQWTEDWRLLRGNGIELAGYAIPATALDSDVLSAVWALPGKSVLTRLRLTAQTVSNTPGERGAEVAMTALVRQDTSGATDSSIEAAATALGLLPLRGAQRRILLDGGHLDPATALSGPPGALARFTVPIGGCGQVIGATVDGAGVAVPLFGPAVRRAEIVGSLWLAQLMVLRAVAVGAMVVVHSVRSGAWEKLVDEVGAPAKLSIASTGGSHRTAVATMIVYDGVASAGHISDATAVYVRDPEQVQAAGPDVDVALIESADTPGEVVLRTAAGSLAVRLVSITEEHSYLGRTTTEAPVPVATA, from the coding sequence GTGGGCGAAATTCCGGCGCCGCGTCCGCGCCGCCGCACACCGTTCGAGATGATGCCATTGACGACGGTGTTGCCGTGCGCCGCGGCCGGCGCGACGGCGGCCACCTCGGCAATCGCGCTCGACGCACCGCTGTGGGCCGTGGCAGGCACGGGTGTCGGTGTTTGCGCGCTCGGCGCGGCACGATGGGGAAAAACGAACGTTTGGCGAATTCTGGCTTTGCGCACCGCGCTCTGGTGGCGCAATCGCGGTAACCGTGCTGCGCCGGAACGCACCGAACCCTTCGATGTGCCGGTGCCCGACACCGGCGGCGACCGGTGCGGCATGCGCTGGGACGGCAGCCAGCTGATCACCATGCTCGCGCTCGATCGCACGGCGGTGGCGCCGACGCGGCTCGACGCCGACGACATCCACTCGAACGCCACCGTCGCCATGTCCGACGTGGCCCGCTGCCTGGCCCAATTCGATATCCGCCTGGCGGCCATCGACGTGGTGACCCTCGGGGTCCGCACCAGCGGCCCGCACAACGTGGTCGAGGTCTACCAGAAGCTGCTGGGGCCGCTGCCCGCAGCGGCGGACCGGACCGTGTGGCTGGTGCTGCGCTTCGATCCGCTCGACAACACCGTCGCCATCGCCCATCGCGGCGGTGGCGAGGCGGGCATGATCCGGACCGCGCTGGTGGCCGCCCGCCGCGTCGCGAGCAGGCTCACCACGCGCGGGGTCCGGGTCGCGCTGTTGAGCGCCGCCGAGCTCGCCGCGGCGGAGGCGAGCATGTCGCACGACACCGATCCGGCGCAGTGGACCGAGGATTGGCGGCTGCTGCGCGGCAACGGCATCGAGCTGGCCGGCTACGCGATCCCGGCGACCGCGCTCGACTCCGACGTCTTGTCGGCGGTGTGGGCACTACCCGGCAAGTCCGTGCTCACCCGGCTGCGCCTGACCGCGCAGACGGTCTCGAACACGCCGGGCGAGCGCGGCGCCGAGGTGGCCATGACCGCCCTGGTCCGGCAGGACACCAGCGGTGCGACCGATTCGTCGATCGAGGCGGCCGCGACCGCGCTCGGGCTGCTCCCGCTGCGCGGCGCGCAGCGGCGGATACTGCTCGACGGCGGGCACCTCGACCCGGCCACGGCGCTCAGCGGTCCCCCCGGGGCACTCGCTCGATTCACGGTGCCGATCGGCGGCTGCGGCCAGGTGATCGGCGCGACCGTGGACGGGGCGGGCGTCGCCGTTCCGCTGTTCGGTCCGGCGGTGCGGCGGGCGGAGATCGTCGGGTCGCTCTGGCTCGCCCAGTTGATGGTGCTGCGCGCGGTGGCCGTCGGCGCCATGGTGGTCGTGCACAGCGTCCGGTCCGGGGCCTGGGAAAAGCTGGTGGACGAGGTCGGCGCGCCCGCGAAACTGTCCATCGCGTCGACGGGTGGTTCGCATCGGACGGCCGTGGCCACGATGATCGTCTACGACGGTGTCGCCTCCGCCGGGCACATCTCGGACGCGACCGCGGTGTACGTCCGCGACCCGGAGCAGGTCCAGGCCGCGGGTCCCGATGTCGACGTGGCGCTGATCGAATCAGCCGACACACCAGGTGAAGTCGTCTTGCGCACGGCAGCGGGGAGCCTGGCGGTGCGACTGGTCTCCATCACCGAGGAGCACAGCTACCTCGGCCGCACGACGACCGAGGCACCGGTGCCCGTCGCCACGGCATGA
- a CDS encoding PPE domain-containing protein: protein MVEPPQAGFTGTIWEAVPAEQLAHELTTGPGAAPMAETGLAYAEFAAVLGEAGTEFRAILSAVGSAWGSDSSEDGLAQLAGLSTWFDSITGAATDIAALATEQAAAYELAKLGMPPVGELNAAVRSAEEMLHGGLLGAPLAGLFDLAERQVDALGEQAAQVMRTYEAAGSKLAVPWQLEQAPAVSAGANLLAEQARRAAGTPAAPEPAATPVPAEVGYAPAVSVDLSALDLTPPPTVPVGGESLVLTALPQPGAFLTPVPTTPGTLPVATATPAALPPPVVSPAATAASSAPTPGSRAAAAEAGEIGEQIVVDAGFATAPAVLGATSAAAGVGGGTAPAAAGSTAAPAATGGAAAVFPRPEAR from the coding sequence ATGGTCGAGCCACCGCAGGCCGGGTTCACCGGCACGATCTGGGAGGCCGTGCCCGCCGAGCAGCTGGCGCACGAGCTGACCACCGGCCCCGGCGCCGCCCCGATGGCCGAAACCGGCTTGGCCTATGCGGAATTCGCCGCGGTGCTGGGCGAGGCCGGTACCGAGTTCCGCGCCATCCTGTCGGCGGTGGGTAGCGCGTGGGGATCCGATTCCAGCGAAGACGGCCTGGCGCAGCTGGCCGGTCTGTCGACCTGGTTCGACAGCATCACCGGCGCGGCCACCGACATTGCCGCACTCGCGACCGAACAGGCCGCGGCGTATGAGCTGGCGAAGCTGGGCATGCCGCCGGTGGGCGAGCTGAACGCGGCGGTGCGTTCGGCGGAGGAGATGCTGCACGGCGGCCTGCTCGGCGCACCGCTGGCCGGGCTCTTCGACCTGGCCGAACGCCAGGTCGATGCGCTGGGTGAGCAAGCGGCCCAAGTGATGCGCACCTATGAGGCGGCGGGGAGCAAGCTCGCGGTGCCATGGCAGCTGGAGCAGGCGCCCGCGGTGTCGGCGGGCGCCAACCTGCTCGCCGAGCAGGCCAGGCGCGCCGCCGGTACGCCCGCGGCGCCGGAACCCGCGGCGACGCCGGTGCCCGCCGAGGTCGGCTACGCCCCCGCGGTGTCGGTCGATCTGTCCGCGCTCGACCTCACGCCGCCGCCGACGGTGCCGGTCGGCGGCGAGTCGCTGGTGCTCACCGCGTTGCCACAGCCGGGTGCGTTCCTCACGCCGGTGCCGACGACCCCCGGCACGTTGCCGGTGGCGACCGCGACCCCGGCGGCGTTACCGCCGCCGGTCGTATCGCCTGCCGCGACTGCTGCCTCGTCCGCGCCGACGCCCGGCTCGCGCGCCGCCGCGGCGGAGGCGGGCGAGATCGGCGAGCAGATCGTGGTCGATGCCGGATTCGCCACCGCCCCAGCGGTATTGGGTGCCACCAGTGCGGCCGCCGGGGTGGGCGGCGGCACCGCACCCGCGGCGGCGGGCAGCACCGCCGCGCCCGCGGCGACGGGCGGCGCTGCCGCGGTGTTCCCGAGACCGGAGGCTCGATGA
- a CDS encoding DUF707 domain-containing protein, with amino-acid sequence MTGALFRAGARRRNLVVLRAGDASLHERWLAGPVPRTWDLVVSYFGDDPHRYRADDVLRLDRKGPKWPALHHVLTVDLAEILDDYDYVWLPDDDLATDTASINALFEYAARYQLSLSQPALTEDSYYTHEITLVDRRFELRYTNFVEIMAPCFGREFLRRALPTFDATQTGWGLDFHWPRLVADQWSIAIVDAVTVRHTRPLGGPNLTAARAAGVDPWTEYCDYLAQHDIDDLSTWVYRGVPGKVAREVLEPTALCVTIDRLEPGLPTWLGHHAAYADLIIVYSDDAAVRALVTSGEYPIALRENVVPDGDPVEREVANIAAAVATARAAGMGWLLPLGPRELFYDDGRRRWQIPGAGQVGFVAHEAVPLPHPVEDPFQECTVFRVSGMSAFLDAPANRSAVRLDADVTPVDRHSFTGFTGASGTVTAPTILHYPYPCFESWLARAAVAANGGGAMALAFAHYSRDLLQVAVAHGTLDGARPCFLAEIPCDGMTDRMVRAGELMRVTPVLAAPAAAGMARLSA; translated from the coding sequence ATGACTGGAGCGCTGTTTCGCGCGGGAGCGCGACGAAGGAACCTGGTGGTGCTGCGGGCGGGTGACGCCTCGCTGCACGAGCGATGGCTCGCGGGACCGGTCCCGCGCACCTGGGATCTGGTCGTCAGCTATTTCGGCGACGATCCGCACCGCTATCGCGCGGACGACGTGCTCCGGCTGGATCGTAAAGGCCCCAAATGGCCTGCGCTGCACCATGTGCTGACGGTCGATCTGGCCGAGATCCTCGATGACTACGACTATGTCTGGCTGCCCGACGACGACCTGGCGACCGACACCGCGTCCATCAACGCGCTCTTCGAATACGCCGCGCGGTACCAGCTTTCGCTGTCGCAGCCAGCGCTCACCGAGGACAGCTACTACACCCACGAGATCACCCTGGTGGATCGTCGCTTCGAGCTGCGGTACACGAATTTCGTGGAGATCATGGCACCGTGCTTCGGCCGCGAGTTCCTGCGTCGCGCGCTGCCGACCTTCGATGCCACCCAGACCGGGTGGGGGCTGGACTTCCACTGGCCGAGACTGGTCGCGGACCAGTGGTCCATCGCCATCGTCGATGCGGTGACGGTGCGGCACACGCGACCGCTCGGCGGCCCGAATCTGACGGCCGCGCGCGCGGCGGGGGTCGACCCGTGGACGGAGTACTGCGATTACCTGGCCCAGCACGACATCGATGATCTGAGCACGTGGGTGTACCGGGGTGTCCCGGGCAAGGTAGCGCGCGAAGTCCTGGAACCGACCGCGCTCTGCGTGACCATCGATCGGCTGGAGCCCGGGTTGCCGACCTGGCTCGGTCACCATGCGGCGTATGCGGATCTCATCATCGTCTACTCCGACGATGCGGCGGTGCGTGCCCTCGTGACCAGCGGCGAGTACCCGATCGCGCTGCGCGAGAACGTGGTTCCCGACGGTGATCCGGTCGAACGTGAGGTGGCCAATATCGCGGCGGCGGTCGCGACCGCCCGTGCCGCGGGCATGGGGTGGCTGCTTCCGCTCGGCCCTCGGGAGCTGTTCTACGACGACGGTAGGCGACGCTGGCAGATCCCAGGGGCTGGACAGGTCGGATTCGTTGCCCACGAGGCGGTTCCGCTGCCGCACCCGGTCGAGGACCCGTTTCAGGAATGCACGGTGTTCCGGGTCAGTGGCATGTCCGCGTTCCTCGACGCGCCCGCCAATCGCAGTGCCGTTCGGCTCGATGCCGACGTGACACCGGTCGACCGGCACAGCTTCACCGGGTTCACCGGCGCGAGCGGAACGGTTACGGCCCCGACGATCCTGCACTACCCGTATCCGTGTTTCGAGAGCTGGCTGGCGCGCGCGGCGGTGGCCGCGAACGGTGGGGGCGCCATGGCGCTCGCCTTCGCGCACTACTCTCGCGATCTGCTGCAGGTGGCAGTGGCGCACGGCACTCTGGACGGTGCCCGCCCTTGCTTCTTGGCCGAAATCCCCTGTGACGGAATGACCGACCGCATGGTGCGAGCCGGCGAACTGATGCGAGTGACCCCGGTGCTTGCCGCGCCCGCGGCCGCCGGGATGGCCAGGCTGAGCGCCTAA
- a CDS encoding glycosyltransferase produces MRFHVVNFPNTQTTRRYQPCAYTQKIRRFAGMMTGLGHEVFLYGGAENDAACTEFVTIASKAEQDEWFGGNDLLREPNNLTWNRYDPHWTTTNERAITEIAKRKRDRDFICVLGGTCQQPIADTFPELMTVEFGIGYSGVFADYRVFESYAWMNAVYESVPGARRANATFRDAVIPNYYEVEDFPFAERKDDYFLFIGRLVEEKGVHIAVETCQRLGAKLVVAGAGTPPPAELADYVGVVDHVRRGELMSRARGVFVPSLYLEPFGGVHAEAMLCGTPVITTDWGVFPETVRQGVHGYRCRTPDEFLAAAESVDRLDYRQIREYAVSKFSTEVVAPQYEAYFERIGRLWGHGWNAA; encoded by the coding sequence TTGCGTTTTCATGTTGTCAACTTCCCCAATACGCAGACCACCAGGCGTTATCAGCCGTGCGCCTATACGCAGAAGATCCGCCGCTTCGCCGGAATGATGACAGGTCTCGGTCACGAGGTCTTTCTGTACGGAGGCGCCGAAAACGACGCGGCCTGTACCGAATTCGTCACCATCGCGTCGAAGGCGGAGCAGGACGAATGGTTCGGCGGCAACGACCTGCTCCGGGAGCCCAACAATCTCACCTGGAATCGCTACGATCCACACTGGACCACCACCAACGAGCGCGCCATTACCGAGATCGCCAAGCGCAAACGCGACCGCGACTTCATCTGCGTGCTCGGCGGCACCTGCCAGCAGCCGATCGCGGACACCTTTCCTGAGCTCATGACCGTGGAGTTCGGCATCGGCTACAGCGGGGTGTTCGCGGACTACCGGGTGTTCGAAAGTTACGCGTGGATGAACGCCGTCTACGAGTCGGTGCCTGGCGCGCGCCGGGCGAACGCCACGTTCCGCGATGCGGTGATACCGAATTACTATGAGGTCGAGGACTTTCCGTTCGCCGAACGTAAGGACGACTACTTTCTCTTCATCGGCCGCCTGGTCGAGGAGAAAGGCGTGCATATCGCGGTCGAGACCTGTCAGCGGCTCGGGGCGAAGCTGGTGGTGGCCGGCGCGGGCACGCCACCGCCCGCCGAGCTAGCCGACTATGTCGGTGTCGTCGACCACGTCCGCCGGGGCGAGTTGATGAGCCGGGCCCGTGGGGTTTTCGTGCCCTCGCTGTATCTGGAACCGTTCGGCGGCGTGCATGCCGAGGCGATGCTGTGCGGGACGCCGGTGATCACCACCGACTGGGGGGTGTTCCCCGAGACCGTGCGCCAGGGTGTGCACGGGTACCGCTGCCGCACACCGGATGAATTTCTGGCCGCCGCCGAGTCCGTCGACCGCCTGGACTATCGGCAGATCCGCGAGTACGCGGTGTCCAAGTTCTCCACCGAGGTCGTGGCCCCGCAGTACGAGGCGTATTTCGAGCGCATCGGCAGGTTGTGGGGCCACGGCTGGAATGCCGCGTAG
- a CDS encoding ESX secretion-associated protein EspG: MTTLTADGVFVAAAALGVQTFPPVLALRAGHSDQAGATAARTAAAQDLRARGVLDQAGDLRDDELAAALHVLARPERELVLRIRRGAALHRVCLARRGFDHAVAVRIGDELELRSVWGDEDPELLARPLLDALGPAQPADVPTLRAPTDELRVRLDEPSSSPADACYRLGLPESAAVTLGYALGQWLSLAELVCYAHVDGVAVRAPATAAVYDTSVGRIVGGGTLAADGRAWTTLAPGSDRRLAQVVAAQIEALPQGRWMP; encoded by the coding sequence ATGACGACATTGACCGCCGACGGCGTGTTCGTCGCGGCCGCGGCACTCGGCGTGCAGACCTTTCCTCCGGTGCTCGCGCTGCGCGCCGGGCATAGCGACCAGGCGGGCGCAACGGCGGCTCGTACCGCCGCCGCGCAGGACCTGCGCGCGCGGGGCGTGCTCGACCAGGCCGGTGACCTACGCGACGACGAGCTGGCGGCCGCGCTGCACGTGCTGGCTCGGCCGGAACGCGAACTGGTGCTACGGATTCGGCGCGGCGCGGCGCTGCATCGGGTGTGTCTGGCCCGGCGTGGTTTCGACCATGCCGTCGCGGTCCGCATCGGTGACGAGCTCGAGCTCCGGTCGGTGTGGGGCGACGAGGATCCGGAGCTGCTGGCCCGGCCGCTGCTCGACGCGCTCGGACCGGCGCAGCCCGCCGATGTCCCGACCCTGCGCGCTCCCACCGACGAGTTGCGCGTCCGGCTCGACGAGCCGAGCAGCAGTCCGGCGGACGCCTGCTACCGGCTCGGCCTGCCGGAGTCTGCCGCCGTAACCCTGGGATACGCACTGGGGCAATGGCTTTCGCTGGCCGAGCTGGTCTGCTACGCGCACGTCGACGGCGTCGCCGTGCGGGCGCCCGCCACCGCCGCCGTGTACGACACGTCGGTGGGCCGCATCGTCGGCGGCGGCACCCTCGCGGCCGACGGACGGGCATGGACCACCCTCGCTCCCGGCAGCGACCGCAGGCTGGCCCAGGTGGTCGCGGCGCAGATCGAAGCGCTGCCGCAGGGCCGCTGGATGCCGTAG
- a CDS encoding PE domain-containing protein: MSRIAFDGELARAAAGRLDTLADGLDAALHRRRDALGPAAAALDPVSRQTAQTIGAVGGSFQESYASGVGELRKIAANLRAHADLAVVADDDVVDSFKPLM; this comes from the coding sequence ATGAGTCGGATCGCATTCGACGGTGAGCTCGCCCGCGCGGCGGCGGGCCGCCTGGACACCTTGGCAGACGGCTTGGACGCCGCACTGCACCGGCGGCGTGACGCGCTCGGCCCGGCCGCGGCGGCGCTCGACCCGGTGTCGCGCCAGACCGCGCAGACCATCGGTGCCGTCGGCGGCTCGTTCCAGGAGTCGTACGCGAGCGGCGTCGGCGAACTGCGCAAGATCGCCGCGAACCTGCGCGCGCACGCCGATCTCGCCGTCGTGGCCGACGACGACGTGGTCGACTCGTTCAAGCCGCTGATGTAG